One Ficedula albicollis isolate OC2 chromosome Z, FicAlb1.5, whole genome shotgun sequence DNA window includes the following coding sequences:
- the PTBP3 gene encoding polypyrimidine tract-binding protein 3 isoform X2, whose product MSNSTPTTDNEKKKSKGNRSPCSPSRVLHIRQIPNGVTGAEVVSLGLPFGKVTNFLMLRGKGQAFLEMASIDAAVSMVNCYTPAPPHLHNQPVYIQYSNYKELRTDNQHNQARPQAALQGVNAVQHGNLGITNALAAEGGVLPSQGSVLRIVVENVFYPVTLDMLYQIFSKFGFVLKIVMFHKNNQFQALLQYADAMNAYYAKMSLDGYSIYTGCCTLRIDFSKLTNLTVKYNNDKSRDFTRIDLPFGDGQRTVETSLSTPFGPPGFAPPLGFSQGTGPSVPPVPGALGPLTITTSAAPGHMAVPGIPGNSVLLVSNLNPEAITPYGLFILFGVYGDVHRVKIMFKKRGIALVQMADATQAQLAINYLNGQRLYGRVMHATLSKYQTIQLPREGQEDKGLTKDYSNSPLHRFKNPCSKNFQNIFPPSATLHLSNIPPSVTVDDLKNLFTSKGSTVKGFKFFQKDCKMALIQLGSVEEAVHALIELHNHDFGENQHLRVSFSKSSI is encoded by the exons ataatgagaagaaaaaaagtaaaggaaacAGATCGCCATGTTCTCCTTCACGTGTCCTTCATATTCGTCAAATTCCAAATGGTGTTACTGGAGCAGAAGTTGTTTCATTAGGTCTCCCTTTTGGCAAAGTAACCAATTTCTTGATGCTAAGAGGAAAAGGTCAG GCTTTTTTGGAAATGGCTTCCATAGATGCTGCTGTTTCTATGGTGAACTGCTacactcctgctcctcctcatcTCCACAATCAACCAGTTTATATTCAGTATTCAAATTACAAGGAACTTAGGACTGACAATCAACATAATCAGGCT AGACCCCAAGCTGCATTGCAAGGTGTGAATGCTGTGCAGCATGGAAACCTGGGTATTACAAATGCTCTTGCTGCTGAAGGTGGCGTCCTTCCAAGTCAGGGTTCTGTTCTTCGAATCGTtgttgaaaatgttttttaccCTGTCACCTTAGACATGCTGTATCAG aTTTTCTCTAAATTTGGCTTTGTCTTGAAGATAGTCATGTTCCATAAGAACAATCAATTTCAAGCTCTGCTCCAATATGCTGATGCAATGAATGCATATTATGCCAAAATG tctctAGATGGCTATAGTATCTACACTGGATGCTGCACTCTGCGTATTGATTTCTCCAAGTTAACTAACCTAACAGTGAAGTACAACAATGACAAAAGTAGGGATTTCACTCGCATTGACCTTCCTTTTGGTGATGGCCAACGAACCGTGGAGACATCCTTATCTACTCCCTTTG GGCCACCTGGGTTTGCCCCACCTTTGGGCTTTTCTCAGGGAACAG GTCCTTCTGTTCCGCCTGTTCCTGGAGCACTTGGTCCTCTCACAATCACCACATCAGCAGCGCCTGGACACATGGCTGTTCCTGGTATTCCAGGAAACTCCGTTTTACTAGTGAGCAACCTCAACCCTGAA GCCATCACACCTTATGGACTTTTCATCCTATTTG GTGTGTATGGTGATGTGCATCGTGTGAAGATCATGTTTAAGAAAAGAGGAATTGCTTTGGTTCAGATGGCTGATGCAACCCAGGCTCAATTAG CTATCAACTACCTGAATGGACAGAGGCTTTATGGAAGGGTTATGCATGCTACTCTTTCAAAATATCAGACAATTCAACTTCCTCGTGAGGGACAAGAGGACAAAGGTCTGACAAAGGACTATAGCAATAGCCCTTTACATCGATTTAAGAACCCCTGCTCTAAGAACTTCCAAAATATCTTTCCTCCATCTGCCACCCTACATCTCTCCAACATTCC GCCTTCTGTTACTGTCGATGATTTGAAGAACCTTTTTACAAGTAAAGGATCTACTGTGAAAGGCTTCAAATTTTTCCA GAAAGATTGCAAAATGGCTCTTATCCAGCTGGGTTCTGTGGAAGAAGCAGTTCATGCTCTCATTGAGCTTCACAATCATGACTTTGGAGAAAACCAACATCTCAGAGTTTCCTTCTCAAAATCTTCaatctga
- the PTBP3 gene encoding polypyrimidine tract-binding protein 3 isoform X1, protein MSNSTPTTDNEKKKSKGNRSPCSPSRVLHIRQIPNGVTGAEVVSLGLPFGKVTNFLMLRGKGQAFLEMASIDAAVSMVNCYTPAPPHLHNQPVYIQYSNYKELRTDNQHNQARPQAALQGVNAVQHGNLGITNALAAEGGVLPSQGSVLRIVVENVFYPVTLDMLYQIFSKFGFVLKIVMFHKNNQFQALLQYADAMNAYYAKMSLDGYSIYTGCCTLRIDFSKLTNLTVKYNNDKSRDFTRIDLPFGDGQRTVETSLSTPFATQNTIFPSYTGPPGFAPPLGFSQGTGPSVPPVPGALGPLTITTSAAPGHMAVPGIPGNSVLLVSNLNPEAITPYGLFILFGVYGDVHRVKIMFKKRGIALVQMADATQAQLAINYLNGQRLYGRVMHATLSKYQTIQLPREGQEDKGLTKDYSNSPLHRFKNPCSKNFQNIFPPSATLHLSNIPPSVTVDDLKNLFTSKGSTVKGFKFFQKDCKMALIQLGSVEEAVHALIELHNHDFGENQHLRVSFSKSSI, encoded by the exons ataatgagaagaaaaaaagtaaaggaaacAGATCGCCATGTTCTCCTTCACGTGTCCTTCATATTCGTCAAATTCCAAATGGTGTTACTGGAGCAGAAGTTGTTTCATTAGGTCTCCCTTTTGGCAAAGTAACCAATTTCTTGATGCTAAGAGGAAAAGGTCAG GCTTTTTTGGAAATGGCTTCCATAGATGCTGCTGTTTCTATGGTGAACTGCTacactcctgctcctcctcatcTCCACAATCAACCAGTTTATATTCAGTATTCAAATTACAAGGAACTTAGGACTGACAATCAACATAATCAGGCT AGACCCCAAGCTGCATTGCAAGGTGTGAATGCTGTGCAGCATGGAAACCTGGGTATTACAAATGCTCTTGCTGCTGAAGGTGGCGTCCTTCCAAGTCAGGGTTCTGTTCTTCGAATCGTtgttgaaaatgttttttaccCTGTCACCTTAGACATGCTGTATCAG aTTTTCTCTAAATTTGGCTTTGTCTTGAAGATAGTCATGTTCCATAAGAACAATCAATTTCAAGCTCTGCTCCAATATGCTGATGCAATGAATGCATATTATGCCAAAATG tctctAGATGGCTATAGTATCTACACTGGATGCTGCACTCTGCGTATTGATTTCTCCAAGTTAACTAACCTAACAGTGAAGTACAACAATGACAAAAGTAGGGATTTCACTCGCATTGACCTTCCTTTTGGTGATGGCCAACGAACCGTGGAGACATCCTTATCTACTCCCTTTG CCACCCAAAATACCATCTTTCCATCATATACAGGGCCACCTGGGTTTGCCCCACCTTTGGGCTTTTCTCAGGGAACAG GTCCTTCTGTTCCGCCTGTTCCTGGAGCACTTGGTCCTCTCACAATCACCACATCAGCAGCGCCTGGACACATGGCTGTTCCTGGTATTCCAGGAAACTCCGTTTTACTAGTGAGCAACCTCAACCCTGAA GCCATCACACCTTATGGACTTTTCATCCTATTTG GTGTGTATGGTGATGTGCATCGTGTGAAGATCATGTTTAAGAAAAGAGGAATTGCTTTGGTTCAGATGGCTGATGCAACCCAGGCTCAATTAG CTATCAACTACCTGAATGGACAGAGGCTTTATGGAAGGGTTATGCATGCTACTCTTTCAAAATATCAGACAATTCAACTTCCTCGTGAGGGACAAGAGGACAAAGGTCTGACAAAGGACTATAGCAATAGCCCTTTACATCGATTTAAGAACCCCTGCTCTAAGAACTTCCAAAATATCTTTCCTCCATCTGCCACCCTACATCTCTCCAACATTCC GCCTTCTGTTACTGTCGATGATTTGAAGAACCTTTTTACAAGTAAAGGATCTACTGTGAAAGGCTTCAAATTTTTCCA GAAAGATTGCAAAATGGCTCTTATCCAGCTGGGTTCTGTGGAAGAAGCAGTTCATGCTCTCATTGAGCTTCACAATCATGACTTTGGAGAAAACCAACATCTCAGAGTTTCCTTCTCAAAATCTTCaatctga